From the Acinetobacter wanghuae genome, one window contains:
- a CDS encoding TatD family hydrolase, with protein MPFKLFDTHTHFDVPDFDHDREQLAYAAKEAGVEGLVLIGFLQHRFNDLVKTHHFLNQLTDAPKSYLAPGLHPFYIEDHQPEHLAHLEQLLQTEPCIAIGEIGLDTFLKQHKQPEILQKQKQYFAAQIDLAKQFDKPILLHIRKSHADVLKMLKDQKFPHGGIAHAFGGGVEEAKAFIKLGFKIGITGQITNPNARKLHEVVQRVGREHLVLETDCPDMTPLCCQSSTAHRTRNTPVNLPYVLDGLAKSLSIDQAQLAEQLWHNTLQALKLDSAD; from the coding sequence ATGCCTTTTAAACTATTTGATACCCATACCCATTTTGATGTTCCCGATTTTGATCATGATCGGGAACAGCTTGCCTATGCTGCAAAAGAAGCAGGGGTCGAGGGTTTAGTATTGATTGGTTTTTTACAGCATAGATTTAACGATTTAGTTAAAACGCATCATTTTTTGAATCAATTAACAGATGCTCCAAAAAGCTATTTAGCGCCGGGTTTACATCCATTTTATATTGAAGATCATCAGCCTGAACATTTGGCTCATTTAGAGCAACTGTTGCAAACGGAGCCTTGCATTGCGATTGGTGAAATTGGTTTAGATACCTTTCTCAAACAGCATAAACAGCCTGAGATTTTACAAAAGCAAAAACAGTATTTTGCTGCGCAAATTGACCTTGCTAAACAGTTTGATAAGCCGATTTTGCTGCATATTCGTAAATCGCATGCTGATGTTTTAAAAATGTTAAAAGACCAAAAGTTTCCACATGGCGGTATTGCACATGCTTTTGGGGGCGGAGTAGAGGAAGCCAAAGCTTTTATTAAACTTGGTTTTAAGATTGGCATTACCGGTCAAATCACCAATCCTAATGCACGTAAACTACATGAAGTAGTACAACGTGTAGGCAGAGAGCATTTGGTTTTAGAAACCGATTGTCCAGACATGACGCCACTATGCTGTCAGTCTTCGACAGCGCATCGCACGCGAAATACACCGGTCAATTTGCCTTATGTCTTGGATGGTTTGGCAAAAAGTTTATCCATAGATCAAGCACAATTGGCAGAGCAACTTTGGCATAACACATTACAAGCATTAAAGCTTGATTCAGCAGATTAA
- the secB gene encoding protein-export chaperone SecB, with the protein MSEEQQAQPQLALERIYTKDISFEVPGAQVFTKQWQPELNINLSSSAEKIDETHFEVALKVVVQATNEGDTAFIVDVTQAGIFLIDGVEEERLPYILGAYCPNILFPFLREAVNDMVTKGSFPQLLLTPINFDAEFEANMQRAQAAAPEGQA; encoded by the coding sequence ATGAGTGAAGAACAACAAGCTCAGCCACAATTGGCATTAGAGCGTATTTATACTAAAGATATTTCTTTTGAAGTACCTGGGGCGCAAGTTTTTACCAAGCAATGGCAACCTGAGTTAAACATCAACCTTTCTTCTTCTGCAGAAAAAATTGATGAAACTCATTTTGAGGTGGCTTTAAAAGTTGTTGTTCAAGCAACGAATGAAGGTGATACAGCATTCATCGTTGACGTGACTCAAGCGGGTATTTTCCTGATTGATGGCGTTGAAGAAGAACGTCTGCCTTACATTCTTGGCGCATACTGCCCGAACATTTTGTTCCCATTCCTTCGTGAAGCGGTGAATGACATGGTTACAAAAGGTAGCTTCCCACAATTGCTTCTTACGCCAATCAACTTCGATGCTGAATTTGAAGCGAATATGCAACGTGCACAAGCTGCTGCACCTGAAGGTCAAGCTTAA
- a CDS encoding peptide chain release factor 3, producing MSFKDELAAQVAQRRTFAIISHPDAGKTTMTEKLLLWGQAIQVAGMVKSRKSDRAATSDWMEMEKERGISITTSVMQFPFKDHMINLLDTPGHEDFSEDTYRTLTAVDSALMVIDGAKGVEDRTIKLMEVCRMRDTPIISFVNKMDREIRDPLELLSEIESVLKIQCVPITWPLGTGRDFAGVYNLIEEKLYVYKAGFGSTITDIEIRDGYDYPDIREKVGDLAFAAFEESLELVQMANEPIDRELFLAGKQTPVLFGTALGNFGVDHVLDTFVEYAPKPKAHPTADRKVEATEEGFTGFVFKIQANMDPKHRDRIAFMRICSGKYERGLKMKHVRLDKDVRISDALTFLAGDRQHLEEAWPGDIIGLHNHGTIQIGDTFTSGEKLNFTGIPHFAPEMFRRVRLKDPLKSKQLQKGLKELSEEGATQVFMPQHNNDLIVGAVGVLQFEVVAYRLKEEYKVDCVYEPVSINTVRWVSCDDEKKFNEFKKKAHDQLSVDGGGHLTYLAPSRVNLQLMQERYPDIVFRSTREH from the coding sequence ATGAGTTTTAAAGATGAGTTAGCGGCGCAGGTCGCTCAGCGACGTACATTCGCCATTATTTCCCACCCCGATGCTGGTAAAACCACAATGACAGAAAAACTGTTGTTATGGGGGCAAGCGATTCAGGTTGCCGGCATGGTAAAAAGCCGTAAATCCGATCGTGCAGCCACTTCGGATTGGATGGAAATGGAAAAAGAGCGTGGGATCTCGATTACTACGTCGGTCATGCAGTTCCCGTTTAAAGATCACATGATCAACTTACTTGATACCCCGGGACATGAAGATTTCTCGGAAGATACTTATCGCACATTGACGGCTGTCGATTCGGCCTTAATGGTGATTGATGGTGCAAAAGGTGTCGAAGATCGAACCATTAAATTGATGGAAGTGTGTCGTATGCGCGATACACCGATTATCTCTTTCGTGAACAAAATGGACCGCGAAATCCGTGATCCACTAGAACTGCTCAGTGAAATTGAAAGCGTTCTCAAAATTCAATGTGTGCCGATTACATGGCCACTCGGTACAGGTCGTGACTTTGCGGGTGTATATAACCTGATCGAAGAAAAGCTTTATGTTTATAAAGCAGGTTTTGGTTCAACCATTACTGATATTGAAATTCGTGACGGCTACGACTATCCAGATATTCGTGAAAAAGTTGGCGATTTAGCTTTTGCTGCCTTTGAAGAATCGCTGGAATTGGTACAAATGGCCAATGAACCGATTGACCGTGAGCTTTTCCTTGCAGGTAAACAGACCCCAGTTTTATTTGGTACTGCACTCGGTAACTTTGGTGTCGATCATGTACTTGATACTTTTGTTGAATATGCGCCAAAACCTAAAGCACATCCAACCGCAGATCGTAAAGTTGAAGCAACCGAAGAAGGCTTTACCGGGTTTGTCTTTAAAATCCAAGCCAATATGGATCCGAAACACCGTGACCGTATCGCCTTTATGCGGATTTGTTCAGGTAAATATGAACGTGGCTTAAAAATGAAACACGTACGTCTAGATAAAGATGTGCGTATTAGTGATGCCTTAACCTTCTTAGCAGGCGATCGTCAGCATTTAGAAGAAGCATGGCCGGGTGATATTATTGGTTTGCATAACCACGGTACCATTCAAATTGGTGATACCTTCACCTCAGGTGAAAAACTGAATTTCACGGGTATTCCGCACTTTGCGCCAGAAATGTTCCGCCGTGTACGTTTAAAAGATCCACTCAAATCGAAACAATTGCAAAAAGGCTTGAAAGAACTTTCTGAAGAAGGCGCAACGCAAGTATTTATGCCGCAGCACAACAACGATTTGATTGTTGGTGCGGTTGGTGTGCTTCAGTTTGAAGTGGTTGCATATCGCTTGAAAGAAGAATACAAAGTCGATTGCGTGTATGAGCCAGTGAGCATTAATACAGTTCGTTGGGTGTCATGTGATGATGAGAAAAAATTCAACGAATTTAAGAAAAAAGCGCATGACCAATTGTCTGTCGACGGTGGTGGTCATCTGACTTATCTTGCGCCAAGCCGTGTCAACTTACAGCTCATGCAAGAACGTTATCCTGATATAGTGTTCCGTAGTACACGTGAACACTAA
- a CDS encoding RsiV family protein, producing MPKYKNVLCLSVLASAVMLSACQPKEAEPKDKQVTETAQIAEQQLKLIGENEKLKLNVPDCDGKDCPEINIERLSSNQAFIDTFIDQKILEVVKGVLSPEAIEPAQVKLDENDQPASEASLAKVETPKQILEKQMLPHMQGFLNLDKELKTLNASHSISMMVKPKILNSSDPLATVVLNSSSYLGGAHGSSAQTFYNFDLDKKQQVKLDDLIVAKQKAKLEQQAHEVFKVWVTDSKLATNVAEYEQAWPFSLTDNFYLSKQGLVLQYAEYEIGPYVVGLPKLVIPYEQLQGVLKAQYLPQAEQAASEAKPSTQAH from the coding sequence ATGCCAAAATATAAGAATGTGTTATGTCTATCTGTGTTGGCATCTGCGGTCATGTTAAGTGCCTGTCAACCCAAAGAAGCTGAACCGAAAGATAAGCAAGTCACTGAAACTGCTCAAATTGCAGAGCAGCAGCTTAAACTGATTGGCGAAAATGAAAAACTAAAACTGAATGTACCTGATTGCGATGGTAAAGATTGTCCAGAGATCAACATCGAACGTCTAAGCAGCAACCAAGCATTTATTGATACATTCATAGATCAAAAAATTCTAGAAGTGGTTAAAGGTGTACTTTCACCTGAAGCGATTGAACCTGCTCAAGTTAAGCTAGATGAGAACGATCAGCCTGCCTCTGAAGCAAGCCTTGCCAAGGTTGAAACGCCAAAACAAATCTTAGAAAAGCAAATGCTGCCGCATATGCAAGGGTTCTTAAACTTAGATAAAGAACTCAAAACCTTAAATGCCAGTCATAGTATTAGTATGATGGTAAAGCCGAAGATCTTAAATTCGAGTGATCCATTGGCGACAGTTGTTTTGAATAGCAGTAGCTATTTAGGTGGTGCGCATGGTTCATCGGCTCAGACTTTTTACAATTTCGACTTAGATAAAAAGCAGCAGGTGAAGTTGGATGATCTTATCGTCGCCAAACAAAAAGCTAAGCTTGAACAGCAAGCGCATGAGGTCTTTAAAGTTTGGGTGACAGACTCTAAGTTAGCAACGAATGTTGCCGAATATGAACAAGCATGGCCTTTTAGCCTGACGGATAACTTCTATTTATCTAAACAAGGTTTGGTCTTGCAATATGCTGAATATGAGATTGGACCGTATGTGGTCGGATTACCCAAATTGGTCATTCCGTATGAGCAATTACAAGGTGTATTAAAAGCACAATATTTGCCTCAAGCTGAACAAGCAGCTTCAGAGGCAAAACCAAGTACTCAAGCCCATTAA
- a CDS encoding enoyl-ACP reductase FabI — MAQGLLAGKRFLIAGIASKLSIAFGIAQALHREGAELAFTYPNEKLKKRVDDFAAQFGSELVFPCDVAVDAEIDQAFVELAKHWDGLDGVVHSIGFAPAHTLDGDFTDITDRDGFKIAHDISAYSFIAMARAAKPLLAARQGCLLTLTYQGSERVMPNYNVMGMAKASLEAGVRYLASSLGAEGIRVNAISAGPIRTLAASGIKSFRKMLDLNEKVAPLKRNVTIEDVGNAALFLCSPWASGITGEILYVDAGFNTVGMSAELMLDAE; from the coding sequence ATGGCACAAGGACTTTTGGCGGGTAAACGCTTTTTGATCGCAGGTATTGCAAGTAAATTATCCATTGCTTTTGGTATTGCTCAAGCTTTACATCGCGAAGGTGCGGAACTCGCTTTTACCTATCCCAATGAGAAACTAAAAAAACGTGTCGATGATTTTGCTGCACAATTTGGTTCTGAATTGGTCTTTCCGTGTGATGTCGCTGTAGATGCTGAAATTGACCAAGCATTTGTTGAACTGGCAAAACATTGGGATGGTTTAGATGGCGTGGTGCATTCGATTGGATTTGCACCAGCACATACACTTGATGGCGACTTTACTGATATTACCGACCGTGACGGCTTTAAAATTGCCCATGACATTAGTGCATATAGCTTTATTGCGATGGCACGTGCGGCAAAACCGTTATTGGCTGCACGCCAAGGCTGTTTATTAACGCTAACTTATCAAGGTTCTGAGCGTGTAATGCCGAACTACAACGTGATGGGTATGGCAAAAGCATCATTAGAAGCAGGCGTGCGTTATTTGGCATCGAGCTTGGGTGCAGAAGGCATTCGTGTCAATGCGATCTCTGCGGGTCCAATTCGTACACTTGCGGCATCAGGTATTAAGTCATTCCGTAAGATGCTTGATCTAAATGAAAAAGTTGCGCCATTAAAACGTAATGTGACGATTGAAGATGTGGGTAATGCTGCATTATTCCTTTGCTCGCCATGGGCTTCAGGCATTACTGGTGAAATTCTATATGTAGATGCCGGCTTTAATACTGTCGGTATGAGTGCTGAATTGATGTTGGATGCTGAATAA
- a CDS encoding putative bifunctional diguanylate cyclase/phosphodiesterase, giving the protein MIHIHYDVGWVIGSIVVALVACFFAVSIEQMLFRGNRPKYEKLILVMSGAVLGLAIWCMHFVGMTASHMPTEYRFDVGLTFTSYIIAFIASTFAIWLTTRSTLPFARLVLGAVLMGLGISGMHYTGMMGLIMQDHVVSYDPIITTCSILIAISGAGLTFWMAFKNRNLIRHALTVRMVVALMLTLTIAGMHYTGMAAMQFQALDLTHGVSHTAGSDLLFAVIFISCLILVAAFSVAVLEQRLEHRNRQLSKANKELANLAVQDNLTKLPNRLYLAEYAHFLFADHRYNQNEIAFLYIDLDRFKAVNDVFGHHVGDQLLIQLANRIHGLLNDDSKLLRIGGDEFLMVLEKASIEKASEQAEKILEMIQEGFLIAGKSINISGSIGIAMYPEHGSNVQDLMINADAAMLTSKHQGRNTYSVFNFTEDQHESKSQTKLINDLYKAVEEQQFVLFYQPKFLTKSLQNCGVEALIRWRHPLLGLLTPNMFIRGAEKTGLIIQMGYWALEQACKQIQIWEREGDGLFPIAVNLSAVQFEHKHLFKILEDLFEKYKIDPQHLMIEITESTAMHHIDSSVKTLQRLRSMGIQLAIDDFGTGHSSFLYLKNLPVDELKIDKEFIDDLTVGSKEEMILESIIHLAIKLGLKVTAEGVETQLQADILTRLGCQQLQGFLLARPMPVEQLAEKQLVS; this is encoded by the coding sequence ATGATTCATATCCACTATGATGTCGGTTGGGTGATAGGTTCAATTGTTGTTGCTTTGGTCGCTTGCTTTTTTGCAGTTTCCATCGAGCAAATGTTGTTCCGAGGTAATCGCCCCAAGTATGAAAAACTCATCTTGGTCATGAGTGGTGCCGTTTTAGGGCTTGCCATTTGGTGTATGCATTTTGTGGGCATGACCGCAAGTCATATGCCGACTGAATACCGGTTTGATGTGGGCTTAACGTTTACTTCTTATATTATTGCTTTTATTGCATCGACATTTGCTATTTGGTTAACCACACGTTCGACTTTGCCTTTTGCACGCCTTGTTCTAGGTGCGGTTTTAATGGGGCTTGGCATTTCGGGCATGCATTACACCGGCATGATGGGACTCATCATGCAAGATCATGTTGTTAGCTATGATCCCATTATTACCACATGTTCAATTCTGATCGCGATTAGCGGGGCAGGTCTGACCTTTTGGATGGCATTTAAAAATCGCAATCTGATTAGGCATGCCCTGACGGTGAGAATGGTTGTGGCATTAATGCTGACGTTGACCATTGCTGGTATGCACTATACCGGTATGGCAGCCATGCAATTCCAAGCCCTTGATCTTACACATGGGGTTTCACATACGGCAGGGAGTGATTTACTCTTTGCCGTAATTTTTATTAGCTGTCTTATTTTAGTCGCGGCCTTTAGTGTGGCTGTGCTTGAGCAGCGCTTAGAGCATCGCAATCGGCAGTTATCTAAAGCCAATAAAGAACTCGCTAATCTTGCTGTACAAGATAATCTCACCAAGTTGCCAAATCGCTTATATCTTGCAGAATACGCCCATTTTTTATTCGCAGATCATCGTTATAATCAAAATGAAATCGCATTTTTATATATTGATTTAGACCGATTTAAAGCGGTCAATGATGTCTTCGGGCATCATGTGGGAGATCAGCTCCTGATTCAGCTTGCTAACCGTATCCATGGCTTACTGAATGATGATTCGAAGTTACTGCGTATTGGTGGAGATGAATTTTTAATGGTGCTTGAAAAGGCATCTATTGAAAAAGCATCAGAACAGGCAGAAAAGATCTTGGAGATGATCCAAGAGGGTTTTTTAATCGCAGGAAAATCGATTAATATTTCTGGCAGTATTGGTATTGCCATGTATCCAGAACATGGCAGTAATGTGCAAGATTTAATGATTAATGCGGATGCCGCCATGCTGACCTCAAAGCATCAAGGGCGTAATACTTATTCAGTGTTTAACTTTACTGAAGATCAGCATGAGTCTAAAAGCCAAACCAAACTCATTAATGATTTATATAAAGCCGTGGAAGAACAACAATTTGTATTGTTCTATCAGCCAAAATTCTTAACTAAAAGTTTACAAAATTGTGGTGTGGAAGCACTGATTCGCTGGCGTCATCCGCTGTTAGGTTTACTCACGCCCAATATGTTTATTCGCGGTGCTGAAAAAACCGGTCTGATTATTCAAATGGGTTATTGGGCACTTGAACAAGCGTGTAAACAGATTCAAATTTGGGAGCGAGAAGGCGATGGTCTGTTCCCAATTGCGGTCAATTTATCTGCAGTCCAGTTTGAACATAAGCATCTATTTAAAATCCTTGAAGATTTATTCGAGAAATACAAAATTGATCCGCAGCATTTAATGATTGAAATTACTGAATCGACGGCCATGCATCATATCGATTCAAGTGTTAAAACGCTGCAACGTTTACGAAGTATGGGTATTCAATTGGCGATTGATGACTTTGGAACAGGTCATTCGAGCTTCTTGTATTTAAAGAATTTACCTGTTGATGAACTCAAAATTGATAAAGAATTTATTGATGATTTAACTGTGGGTTCTAAAGAAGAAATGATTTTAGAAAGTATCATTCATCTTGCGATTAAACTTGGTCTTAAAGTCACCGCTGAAGGCGTTGAAACGCAGTTACAAGCCGATATTCTTACCCGTTTAGGCTGTCAGCAATTACAAGGATTTTTACTTGCACGTCCAATGCCAGTCGAACAGTTAGCAGAAAAACAACTGGTTTCTTAA